The following are encoded together in the Thermoanaerobaculia bacterium genome:
- a CDS encoding HU family DNA-binding protein, with product MTRKEIVNTIVDRLGLPRNQTKKAVDTIFEGMKHALLRGERIEIRGFGVFQVNTRQPKVGWNLNTGEKVEVPEGKTVKFKPGKQLRELA from the coding sequence ATGACAAGAAAAGAGATCGTCAACACGATCGTTGATCGTTTAGGGCTGCCTCGCAACCAGACCAAGAAAGCCGTGGACACTATCTTTGAAGGGATGAAACATGCCCTTCTGAGAGGTGAACGGATTGAGATACGCGGATTTGGCGTTTTTCAGGTAAACACCCGCCAGCCCAAAGTGGGCTGGAATCTGAATACCGGAGAAAAGGTCGAGGTACCGGAAGGAAAAACCGTTAAGTTCAAGCCTGGAAAACAATTGCGTGAACTGGCCTGA
- the mtnP gene encoding S-methyl-5'-thioadenosine phosphorylase: MSNPDPIGIIGGSGLYAMEGMVIDRTETLQTPFGPPSDAYVIGRLDDIPVVFLPRHGVGHKILPSELNFRANLYGFKSLGVERLLSVSAVGSLREEYAPRHVVFPDQFFDRTRHRVDTFFGNGIVAHVAFAHPICSDLLSTASDAAREAGATVHRGGTYLCMEGPLFSTRAESFVYRSWGMDIIGMTNLQEAKLAREAEMCYATIAMVTDYDCWREGTEDVTGTHVLEVLRENAAMAQSIVRKSVARLANQSRNCECASVLDTSIVTDLSLVPQETLSALEPILRRYRTTRGI, translated from the coding sequence ATGAGTAATCCGGACCCCATCGGTATTATCGGAGGCTCAGGTCTCTATGCCATGGAAGGCATGGTCATCGACCGTACCGAAACACTCCAGACCCCCTTCGGCCCTCCATCTGATGCTTACGTTATCGGCCGTCTGGATGATATTCCCGTGGTCTTCCTTCCCCGGCACGGCGTGGGTCATAAAATCCTGCCCTCCGAGCTGAACTTTCGGGCCAACCTTTACGGGTTCAAGTCACTGGGCGTGGAACGGCTTCTCTCTGTCTCCGCCGTAGGAAGCCTTCGTGAGGAATACGCACCGCGCCACGTGGTCTTTCCGGACCAGTTCTTCGACCGGACCCGTCATCGCGTGGACACCTTTTTCGGGAACGGTATCGTAGCTCATGTGGCGTTTGCCCATCCCATCTGCAGCGACCTGCTTTCCACCGCGAGCGATGCCGCACGGGAAGCCGGAGCCACCGTCCATCGGGGAGGGACCTACCTCTGCATGGAAGGGCCCCTCTTCTCCACCCGGGCCGAATCCTTTGTGTACCGCTCCTGGGGCATGGACATCATCGGGATGACGAACCTCCAGGAAGCCAAGCTGGCCCGGGAAGCGGAGATGTGTTACGCCACGATTGCCATGGTCACCGACTATGACTGCTGGCGGGAAGGAACCGAGGATGTGACGGGGACCCATGTCCTGGAAGTCCTGCGGGAAAATGCCGCCATGGCGCAGTCCATTGTCCGGAAGAGCGTCGCCAGGCTGGCAAACCAATCCAGGAACTGCGAATGTGCGTCGGTCCTGGACACGTCCATCGTGACCGATCTCTCCCTGGTCCCTCAGGAAACACTCTCCGCCCTGGAACCGATCCTTCGCCGCTACCGGACCACCCGCGGCATCTGA
- a CDS encoding ABC transporter permease, whose protein sequence is MRRSKIVALTRKDLQVMFSYRAEFLMRFAGILFTVSLWYFLSRLLEPSHPGYFEYVIVGIAIQGFLTTLLYGTAGRMREEQVTGTLESVLATPTPPSYLLFGGTLADMLNASINAAAFIFLAAFLGGFTIDTGSWIGLILGLLLTATTFAALGSLSASAVILFQKGNPFNFLITTMQALLGTVFFPVDILPPWLQSTAEWMPMTRALHILRGCFLNGMAFSEVIPDLLYLLLFTVVFSCIGMALFNASINRARREGSLGRF, encoded by the coding sequence TTGAGGCGCTCTAAGATTGTCGCCCTTACCCGTAAAGACCTCCAGGTCATGTTTTCCTACAGGGCTGAATTTCTCATGCGGTTTGCAGGGATTCTCTTTACCGTCTCCCTCTGGTACTTTCTATCCCGCCTGCTTGAACCTTCGCATCCGGGATACTTCGAGTATGTCATTGTCGGCATCGCCATTCAGGGCTTTCTGACCACCCTCCTGTACGGTACGGCGGGAAGGATGCGTGAGGAACAGGTGACCGGGACCCTGGAAAGTGTCCTGGCCACACCGACACCACCATCCTATCTCCTCTTTGGCGGTACGCTGGCAGACATGCTGAATGCGTCGATCAATGCTGCAGCCTTCATATTCCTTGCAGCATTTCTCGGCGGATTTACCATTGACACAGGATCGTGGATCGGATTGATTCTCGGCCTACTCCTCACCGCCACGACCTTCGCCGCCCTGGGGAGCCTGAGCGCAAGTGCCGTGATCCTCTTTCAGAAGGGAAATCCCTTCAACTTCCTGATCACGACGATGCAGGCCCTCCTGGGAACTGTTTTCTTTCCCGTTGATATCCTCCCGCCCTGGCTTCAGTCGACGGCAGAGTGGATGCCCATGACACGCGCTCTCCATATCCTCCGGGGGTGCTTCCTCAACGGCATGGCTTTTTCGGAGGTCATCCCGGACCTGCTCTATTTGCTCCTTTTCACAGTTGTCTTCTCCTGCATCGGCATGGCACTCTTCAATGCCTCCATCAACCGGGCAAGACGGGAAGGATCCCTTGGAAGGTTTTAA
- a CDS encoding ABC transporter ATP-binding protein, producing the protein MNVADLRGVGKTFRARRWWQVWEMSRTPVQALTDVNLEIREGETLSIIGANGSGKTTLMKILAGLLFHDEGSVMVAGHRLPDEQQPVRTRVHYLAPDERSFYHRLTVRDNLKLFATLMDGSLDPELLDLLRLHPLLNRRFGALSSGQKQRVALARALSARGSLYLLDEPTRSLDTEGAESLTRWLHGAHRNHATVVMAFPREDALMSLSDRVLKIEGGHVEAL; encoded by the coding sequence ATGAACGTTGCGGACCTCCGCGGGGTGGGCAAGACATTCCGGGCCCGCCGCTGGTGGCAGGTCTGGGAGATGTCCCGCACTCCGGTGCAGGCCCTTACGGATGTAAATCTCGAAATCCGGGAAGGGGAAACCCTTTCCATTATTGGAGCAAACGGTTCGGGAAAGACCACCCTCATGAAAATTCTGGCTGGCCTTCTCTTTCACGATGAGGGATCCGTAATGGTCGCCGGTCATCGATTACCCGACGAACAACAACCCGTACGAACCCGGGTCCACTATCTGGCTCCGGATGAGCGCAGCTTCTACCACAGGCTCACGGTCCGGGACAACCTGAAGCTCTTCGCCACATTGATGGACGGGTCATTGGATCCTGAGCTCCTTGACCTTCTCAGACTTCACCCGCTCCTGAACCGCCGGTTCGGAGCCCTTTCTTCGGGGCAGAAACAGCGTGTCGCACTGGCCCGGGCCTTATCTGCCCGTGGATCCCTGTATCTGCTGGATGAACCGACCCGGAGCCTGGACACGGAGGGAGCAGAGAGCCTTACCCGCTGGCTTCATGGTGCCCATCGAAACCACGCCACGGTTGTCATGGCATTTCCCCGCGAAGACGCCCTGATGTCCCTTTCCGACCGTGTTCTGAAAATCGAGGGAGGCCACGTTGAGGCGCTCTAA
- the lpxD gene encoding UDP-3-O-(3-hydroxymyristoyl)glucosamine N-acyltransferase, with amino-acid sequence MPTVREVADLIGGSVSGDDAFQLENIATLETAGPRDLSFLTNPKYAREASSSPAPALLCHEDVSLEGKILIRHSDPYWALSRVIPLFRKEAPPRPGIHPGASVDPESRVDPSAFIGSGAVIGSGVVIGPRTVIHPGAAIMGPTTLGEDVIVYPNVTIYPRCRIGNRVILQAGTVIGSDGFGFAFHEGAYHKIPQVGGVVIEDDVEIGANSTVDAGTLTPTTIGQGTKIDNLVQIAHNVQIGRHSVFVAQVGISGSTRIGNYCVFAGQSGAVGHIKIGNRVTVTARTGVTRDVPDGKTVSGFPSRDHHQWLKELATLQRLPRTIKALKGETDGTSDREDS; translated from the coding sequence ATGCCTACGGTTCGCGAGGTTGCCGACCTGATCGGCGGGTCCGTATCGGGGGATGACGCTTTTCAGCTTGAGAATATTGCAACGCTGGAGACCGCCGGCCCCCGGGATCTTTCCTTCCTGACGAACCCCAAATACGCAAGGGAAGCCTCGAGCTCGCCGGCTCCCGCGCTCCTGTGCCATGAGGATGTATCCCTAGAAGGCAAGATTCTCATCCGGCATTCCGATCCGTACTGGGCACTTTCCCGGGTCATACCTCTCTTCCGGAAGGAAGCCCCACCCCGGCCCGGGATCCATCCCGGTGCTTCCGTGGACCCGGAATCCAGAGTTGATCCGTCTGCCTTCATTGGCTCCGGAGCCGTCATCGGATCTGGAGTCGTCATTGGGCCAAGAACGGTCATTCATCCTGGTGCAGCCATCATGGGCCCCACCACGCTGGGAGAAGACGTCATCGTCTATCCGAACGTGACGATCTATCCCCGCTGCAGGATCGGTAATCGCGTCATCCTGCAGGCGGGTACCGTGATCGGAAGTGATGGATTCGGCTTCGCATTCCACGAAGGTGCTTATCACAAGATCCCCCAGGTTGGCGGCGTTGTGATCGAAGATGACGTGGAAATTGGAGCCAATTCGACCGTGGATGCCGGGACCCTGACACCTACCACGATCGGACAGGGAACCAAGATCGATAATCTGGTGCAGATCGCCCACAATGTCCAGATCGGCCGCCACTCTGTTTTCGTGGCCCAGGTCGGGATCTCCGGAAGCACGCGGATTGGCAACTACTGCGTATTCGCGGGGCAGTCGGGTGCCGTGGGACATATCAAGATCGGGAACAGGGTCACCGTGACGGCCAGGACCGGAGTGACGCGGGATGTTCCCGACGGAAAAACTGTGTCCGGATTCCCATCGAGGGATCACCACCAGTGGCTGAAAGAACTTGCCACCCTGCAGCGGCTCCCCCGAACGATCAAAGCTTTGAAAGGAGAGACAGATGGAACTTCGGATCGAGAAGATTCTTGA
- a CDS encoding Gfo/Idh/MocA family oxidoreductase, with the protein MIRTGLVGCGSFGKNHLRILKELNPPFVGIHDANPDHGRSMAESSEVAFYPDLDNLFSACDAVVVAVPTIHHYSVASRAMEAGCHVLVEKPITETVEEAHKLTELADRTKRVLAVGHVERHNPVVRHLLTTVTRPKYAVIERLSPFTRRSLDIDVILDLMIHDLQIVVELAGSMPEDIKALGIPVLSPRVDMATAHLTFPSGFMAHITASRVSETRIRKLRVFHGSAYVSVDYAEKTWKGYRLAQSPDGPAIEEEKPVIEMSEPLVSELSDFLEACRTGRKPLVDGVKAGQALELAKTIQEVVQ; encoded by the coding sequence ATGATCCGCACGGGTCTAGTCGGCTGCGGAAGCTTCGGAAAAAATCATCTCCGGATTCTCAAAGAGCTGAATCCCCCGTTTGTAGGGATCCACGACGCCAACCCCGACCACGGCCGGTCCATGGCTGAATCGTCGGAAGTGGCCTTTTACCCGGATCTGGACAACCTCTTCTCGGCCTGTGACGCGGTCGTTGTGGCCGTGCCCACGATTCACCACTATTCCGTGGCCAGCCGGGCCATGGAGGCTGGATGCCACGTACTCGTGGAAAAACCGATCACGGAAACGGTGGAAGAGGCTCACAAGCTGACGGAGCTTGCGGACCGGACGAAGCGTGTCCTGGCCGTTGGACACGTGGAACGGCACAACCCGGTGGTCCGCCACCTCCTTACCACCGTGACCCGACCAAAGTACGCCGTGATTGAAAGGCTCTCCCCCTTCACGCGGAGAAGCCTGGATATCGATGTCATCCTCGATCTCATGATCCATGATCTCCAGATCGTCGTGGAGCTGGCGGGATCCATGCCTGAAGACATCAAGGCTCTCGGTATTCCCGTTCTCTCTCCCCGCGTGGACATGGCGACGGCTCACCTGACCTTCCCCAGCGGCTTCATGGCCCACATCACGGCATCCCGGGTCTCGGAAACGAGGATCCGAAAGCTTCGAGTCTTCCACGGATCCGCCTATGTATCTGTAGATTACGCCGAGAAAACCTGGAAGGGGTACCGACTGGCCCAGAGTCCCGACGGTCCCGCCATCGAGGAGGAAAAACCGGTCATAGAAATGAGCGAGCCCCTCGTGAGCGAGCTGTCGGATTTCCTGGAAGCCTGCAGAACGGGACGCAAACCGCTCGTCGACGGGGTCAAGGCCGGCCAGGCCCTTGAGCTTGCAAAAACCATTCAGGAGGTCGTCCAATGA
- a CDS encoding site-2 protease family protein — translation MNWPEAPWFLEPPPRFQHRYFIHIALLLLTLITTTLIGGLWFGTDYENAETLSGLGMALIHPENLIRGLLFSLPTLFILLAHEMGHYFACRIHRVDATLPYFIPVPFGIGTLGAFIKIKEPIPSKRQLFDIGAGGPLAGFVATLPFLVIGIALSTPTPIAAIPEQSLQLGTPLLFLGLSYLFHSLPEGMTIMIHPLAFAGWVGLLATSLNLLPFGQLDGGHILYSVIGKRQHRLALPLYIFLVAMGVFWWGWWLWAVILIFIGLRHPRMWDEPVPLDLRRKILAIVVFVVFLISFMPIPVSVS, via the coding sequence GTGAACTGGCCTGAAGCACCCTGGTTTCTTGAACCGCCGCCACGGTTCCAGCATCGCTATTTCATCCACATTGCACTTCTCCTTCTCACTCTGATCACGACGACCCTGATCGGAGGTCTCTGGTTTGGCACCGATTATGAAAACGCCGAGACTCTCTCCGGCCTGGGGATGGCGCTGATTCACCCCGAGAACCTGATCCGGGGACTTCTCTTTTCTCTCCCCACGCTTTTCATTCTCCTTGCCCACGAAATGGGACACTATTTTGCCTGCCGGATCCACCGGGTCGATGCCACGCTTCCCTACTTTATCCCCGTCCCGTTCGGGATCGGAACCCTGGGCGCCTTCATCAAAATCAAGGAACCAATCCCCTCCAAGCGCCAGCTCTTCGATATCGGCGCCGGAGGCCCCCTTGCGGGATTCGTGGCCACCCTTCCCTTCCTGGTTATCGGGATCGCCCTTTCCACACCCACACCCATCGCAGCCATTCCAGAGCAGAGCCTCCAGCTCGGGACACCTCTTCTCTTCCTCGGGCTGTCCTATCTTTTTCATTCCCTCCCCGAGGGAATGACGATCATGATCCATCCCCTGGCATTCGCCGGATGGGTTGGACTCCTGGCGACAAGCCTTAACCTCCTTCCCTTCGGACAGCTGGATGGAGGGCACATCCTGTATAGCGTCATAGGAAAGAGACAGCATCGTCTCGCTCTTCCGCTCTATATCTTTCTTGTCGCCATGGGTGTCTTCTGGTGGGGCTGGTGGCTGTGGGCCGTTATTCTTATTTTTATCGGCCTCCGCCACCCCCGGATGTGGGATGAACCCGTCCCCCTGGATTTGCGGAGAAAAATTCTTGCTATCGTGGTCTTCGTTGTCTTCCTGATCAGCTTTATGCCCATCCCTGTGAGCGTATCCTGA
- a CDS encoding OmpH family outer membrane protein has product MYKRFILSLALLMAIPCILTAQQMPTKMAVIDVDRVVLESSAGKEAFQNLQEMGRKKAEEAKKYETDLSNLEKMMSDQKYVLSEEKLAELRKQYEDKNISYKRFKDDTQREMENARSEELKKLEKKIMPIIEEVGREGNYSLIFNKFNSGLVYASEAVDITEDVLRRFNTQINIPPPAK; this is encoded by the coding sequence ATGTACAAGCGGTTCATTTTATCCCTGGCACTTTTAATGGCGATCCCCTGCATCCTTACGGCCCAGCAAATGCCCACAAAGATGGCCGTCATCGACGTCGACCGGGTAGTCCTGGAGTCTTCCGCCGGCAAGGAAGCCTTCCAGAATCTTCAGGAGATGGGAAGGAAGAAGGCCGAGGAAGCCAAAAAGTACGAAACAGACCTTTCCAACCTGGAAAAGATGATGTCGGATCAGAAATATGTCCTCTCCGAAGAAAAGCTTGCCGAACTCCGCAAACAATACGAAGACAAGAACATTTCTTACAAGCGCTTCAAAGACGACACGCAGAGGGAAATGGAAAATGCACGGTCGGAAGAGCTGAAGAAGCTTGAGAAGAAGATCATGCCCATCATCGAGGAAGTCGGCCGCGAAGGCAATTACTCCCTGATCTTTAACAAGTTCAACAGCGGCCTTGTCTATGCCTCGGAAGCGGTGGACATTACCGAGGACGTTCTCCGACGCTTCAATACGCAGATCAACATTCCGCCGCCTGCAAAATAA
- the fabZ gene encoding 3-hydroxyacyl-ACP dehydratase FabZ: MELRIEKILEVLPHRYPFLLVDRIIEMEGERVVGIKNVTFNEPFFQGHFPGAPVMPGVLILEAMAQVGGCLMYNLQHEFQNSLIYFLGIDNARFRQKVVPGDQLVMEATVLKRRASTAKLKAEARVDGKLVAEAEFLSMVGERI; the protein is encoded by the coding sequence ATGGAACTTCGGATCGAGAAGATTCTTGAAGTGCTTCCTCACCGGTACCCCTTTCTCCTGGTGGACCGGATTATCGAGATGGAGGGCGAGCGCGTCGTCGGCATTAAGAATGTCACCTTTAACGAACCGTTCTTTCAGGGACATTTTCCCGGCGCTCCCGTCATGCCCGGGGTCCTGATCCTTGAGGCCATGGCCCAGGTGGGCGGATGCCTCATGTACAACCTTCAACACGAATTTCAAAACAGCCTGATCTACTTTCTCGGGATTGACAATGCCCGGTTTCGTCAGAAAGTCGTTCCCGGCGATCAGCTCGTCATGGAGGCCACGGTTCTCAAGCGCCGCGCCTCCACCGCCAAATTGAAGGCCGAAGCCAGGGTCGACGGGAAGCTTGTTGCAGAAGCGGAATTTCTATCCATGGTTGGAGAACGTATATGA
- the lpxA gene encoding acyl-ACP--UDP-N-acetylglucosamine O-acyltransferase, whose protein sequence is MTTIHPSSVIHPSAQLDESVTVGPFCIIEEGVKIGAGTQLIQGVHAGKGAEIGRDNIIYGPTTIGLPPQDLRFKGEETRCVIGDHNVIREFVTIHRGTGHGGGLTSVGSHGLYMAYSHIAHDCHVGDHVIFANAGTLAGHVTVGDHATIGAFCAVHQFCRVGAYAYLGGFTVATQDVLPYCKTVGSRPARVYGINTIGLQRKGFSEDAIAALKRTFRLLFLTKRSLGEALPEVEAEMGKNPDAAVLIDFVRTSERGVIAR, encoded by the coding sequence ATGACCACAATTCACCCCAGTTCCGTCATCCATCCGTCGGCACAGCTTGATGAAAGCGTGACTGTCGGTCCCTTCTGCATCATCGAAGAAGGTGTGAAGATTGGAGCCGGTACTCAACTCATCCAGGGCGTTCACGCGGGAAAGGGAGCCGAAATCGGCAGAGACAACATCATCTATGGCCCGACCACCATCGGTCTCCCTCCCCAGGATCTCCGGTTCAAAGGAGAGGAAACACGCTGCGTGATCGGAGACCATAACGTCATCCGTGAATTTGTGACGATCCACCGGGGAACGGGCCACGGAGGAGGGTTGACCAGCGTGGGGAGTCACGGCCTTTACATGGCCTACAGCCACATAGCCCACGATTGCCATGTGGGGGATCACGTGATCTTTGCCAATGCCGGCACCCTCGCCGGTCATGTCACCGTGGGAGACCATGCCACCATCGGCGCCTTCTGTGCCGTTCATCAATTCTGCCGGGTGGGCGCCTACGCCTACCTGGGGGGCTTTACCGTGGCGACCCAGGACGTCCTTCCCTACTGCAAAACCGTGGGATCAAGACCGGCCAGAGTTTATGGAATCAACACGATCGGCCTCCAGAGGAAGGGATTTTCAGAAGACGCCATTGCGGCTCTGAAGCGAACCTTTCGTCTTCTCTTTTTGACCAAAAGGAGCCTGGGCGAAGCCCTGCCGGAAGTCGAGGCGGAGATGGGGAAGAATCCCGACGCTGCGGTTCTGATCGACTTTGTCCGCACATCGGAGCGGGGAGTCATTGCAAGATGA